Proteins from one Chanodichthys erythropterus isolate Z2021 chromosome 15, ASM2448905v1, whole genome shotgun sequence genomic window:
- the LOC137002081 gene encoding cytosolic phospholipase A2 epsilon-like: MSEENQSKSNSKVRIGHSLNEAEMNHVTSRRESALECLKKHGIQCSLDKLPNIALLASGGAERAMMGLLGSLVALFQDDLLDCMLYLVGLSGSTWCMASLYKEPNWSSKLETMKDDFAQRPVGGHIRFEDKISKLKKYYRQKDTFSLTDIWAVLARL; the protein is encoded by the exons ATGTCTGAGGAAAATCAAAGCAAAAG CAATAGTAAAGTGAGAATTGGTCATTCACTAAATGAGGCTGAGATGAATCATGTGACCAGCAGGAGAGAATCAGCTCTGGAGTGTCTTAAAAAACACGGCATACAGTGTAGCCTG GACAAGCTGCCCAACATTGCTCTGCTGGCTTCAGGAGGAGCTGAAAGAGCGATGATGGGTTTGCTGGGATCACTGGTCGCACTGTTTCAAGATGATCTGTTGGACTGCATGCTGTATCTTGTTGGGCTCTCTGGATCTACCTG GTGCATGGCATCATTATACAAAGAACCAAACTGGTCCAGCAAGCTGGAAACAATGAAGGATGACTTTGCACAGAGACCTGTTGGTGGTCACATCAGATTTGAGGACAAAATTTCAAAACTCAAAAAATATTACAGACAAAAAGACACTTTCAGTCTGACAGACATCTGGGCAGTCCTAGCGAGATTGTGA
- the LOC137002138 gene encoding cytosolic phospholipase A2 gamma-like, with the protein MSLLQMSGGKRRKCDCEVRIGHSLNEAEKNHVTSRRESALECLKKHGIHCSLDKLPNIALLASGGGERAMVGLLGSLVALSKSDLLDCMLYLAGISGSTWCMASIYKEPNWSCNLEAVKDDFVQRLLQPDISFKKKLSTLKKYYRQKDNFSLTDIWAVLVLSKIVKKIDESTLTSQRSRHSKDPYPIYTVIDLQCSAIEKFVEVTPHETGYSIPGAFVDTSYFGSQFDKGVKIKDQPEIDMLFLQGLCGSFLADLEKILEELLPLIKMLMLHELDVISDHSSSEIKQADVHSLSDPHVDEAGEVLLTLVELNLLVLRKEDPSSHIQILNNLLSGSEMWTVIVKCIELVTHWIWGTTYNFLYNMAAEEVSPSILKEEKRHYVDAGIDINSPFLPVLRKERHIDIILSLDFSETDPFKSLIKTVDMCKDLHIDFPEVPNNLDDERDDPKDFYVFEGPNAPTVIHIPLFNKTNCGDKEEIGKWRKTYKTFQLPYDSKMIDDLLEKAGMNIKDNKEKLLTEIQKVIKRKTL; encoded by the exons ATGTCCTTGTTACAGATGTCTGGGGGAAAGCGAAGAAAATG CGATTGCGAAGTGAGAATCGGTCATTCACTAAACGAGGCCGAGAAGAATCATGTGACCAGCAGGAGAGAATCAGCTCTGGAGTGTCTTAAAAAACACGGCATACATTGTAGCCTG GACAAGCTGCCCAACATCGCTTTGCTGGCTTCAGGAGGAGGTGAAAGAGCAATGGTGGGTTTGCTGGGATCACTGGTCGCACTGTCTAAAAGTGATCTGTTGGACTGCATGCTGTATCTTGCTGGGATTTCTGGATCTACCTG GTGCATGGCATCGATATACAAAGAACCAAATTGGTCCTGCAACCTAGAAGCCGTGAAGGATGACTTTGTACAGAGACTTCTTCAGCCTGACATCAGTTTCAAGAAGAAATTGTCGACACTCAAAAAATACTACAGACAAAAAGACAATTTCAGTCTGACAGACATCTGGGCAGTGCTAGTTTTAAGCAAGATTGTTAAAAAG ATAGATGAGAGTACTTTAACCAGTCAGAGGAGCCGACACAGCAAAGATCCTTATCCCATCTACACCGTGATTGAT TTACAGTGTTCTGCCATAGAGAAATTTGTTGAGGTCACGCCACATGAGACTGGCTACTCCATCCCTGGGGCTTTTGTAGATACTTCCTATTTTGGAAGTCAGTTTGACAAAGGGGTTAAAATAAAAGACCAGCCAGAGATTGACATGCTGTTCCTGCAAG GTCTGTGTGGTAGTTTTCTTGCTGACCTAGAAAAAATACTGGAGGAACTGTTACCTTTAATCAAAA TGCTAATGTTGCACGAGTTGGACGTGATCAGTGACCACTCATCTTCAGAAATAAAACAAGCAGACGTTCACTCCCTCAGTGATCCACATGTGGACGAGGCTGGCGAAGTGCTTTTGACACTTGTGGAACTGAATCTTCTGGTCTTAAGAAAGGAAGATCCTTCATCTCACATTCAAATCCTGAATAACTTACTGAGCG GCAGCGAGATGTGGACTGTGATTGTTAAATGCATCGAGTTAGTTACTCACTGGATCTGGGGCACAACATATAACTTTCTGTACAACATGGCAG CGGAGGAGGTGTCTCCCTCTATTCTTAAAGAGGAAAAGAGGCATTATGTTGATGCTGGGATTGACATCAACTCACCTTTTTTGCCAGTGCTGAGGAAAGAGAGACACATTGACATCATTCTGTCCCTTGATTTCAGTGAGACAGACCCATTCAAG TCATTGATAAAAACCGTAGACATGTGCAAAGATCTACACATTGATTTCCCTGAAGTCCCAAATAACTTAGATGATGAGAGAGATGATCCAAAGGACTTTTATGTGTTTGAAGGCCCCAATGCACCGACTGTAATTCATATTCCTCTTTTCAACAAGACGAATTGTGGTGATAAAG AAGAAATTGGAAAGTGGAGGAAAACTTATAAAACCTTCCAACTCCCCTACGACAGTAAAATGATTGATGACCTATTGGAGAAAGCTGGAATGAACATCAAAGATAACAAAGAGAAGCTTCTGACAGAGATTCAGAAAGTCATTAAACGGAAGACattataa